A window of Desulforegulaceae bacterium contains these coding sequences:
- a CDS encoding cytochrome c biogenesis protein ResB: MNKTKRPGAIERTGVLLWNFFASLKLTVFLFSFIAAASVLGTFLPDRIGLIKFLHGKSKWVHKLFEVFDLFDIYYSWWFVFFIILLGINLVCCSFERLPAVIKIVLKKPSIPSVSKIDSFQNKKEILVNKSFSQVKEQVEEFFKSKRMKIYSLDNEKGFSLTAEKGRYSRLGVYLAHLGFLLLIIGGVIGTMMGFSGVIEIPENQTSNIVTLFKNRGKIELDFDLTCSSFQIKRYDNSQIPKSYESEIIFNKGKPQELKGIVKVNHPLRYNGIKFIQSGYGRAFEGKLKISAYDMKTNTKKGEYELGVGETIVLPDGKTKFTFFSFRPNFQISSMNLGETFIGFILKDKLEIPVALPVNAPGFDKHRQGDFYLVPGEFQTKYYTSLQVNKDPGVYIVYLGFFFLSIGIFVSFFMKHHSFYLILNKEDEVSSKIFCASGSNKNKNLKDELVFDFYEFITKESSLNNKPL, translated from the coding sequence TTGAACAAGACTAAAAGACCCGGTGCAATAGAAAGAACAGGGGTTTTGCTCTGGAATTTTTTTGCATCATTAAAATTAACTGTTTTTTTATTTTCTTTTATTGCAGCCGCATCTGTTTTAGGAACTTTTCTTCCAGACAGAATCGGATTGATAAAATTTCTTCATGGTAAATCAAAATGGGTTCACAAGCTATTTGAAGTTTTTGATCTTTTCGATATTTATTACTCTTGGTGGTTTGTTTTTTTTATAATTCTTCTTGGAATAAACCTTGTTTGCTGTTCTTTTGAAAGGCTTCCAGCTGTTATAAAAATTGTATTAAAAAAACCTTCTATTCCTTCTGTTTCAAAGATTGATTCTTTTCAAAATAAAAAGGAAATTTTGGTCAATAAAAGTTTTTCTCAGGTAAAAGAGCAGGTTGAAGAGTTTTTTAAATCAAAAAGAATGAAAATTTATTCTTTGGATAATGAAAAAGGTTTTTCATTAACAGCAGAAAAAGGAAGATATTCAAGACTTGGAGTTTATCTTGCCCATCTTGGTTTTCTTCTTTTAATTATTGGAGGAGTCATAGGAACAATGATGGGATTTTCAGGTGTGATAGAAATTCCTGAAAATCAAACTTCAAATATTGTAACTCTTTTTAAAAACAGGGGGAAAATTGAACTGGACTTTGATTTGACCTGTTCTTCCTTTCAAATTAAAAGATACGATAATAGCCAGATTCCTAAGTCCTATGAGTCTGAAATTATTTTTAATAAAGGAAAACCTCAAGAGTTAAAAGGAATTGTCAAGGTAAACCATCCTTTAAGATACAATGGAATAAAATTTATTCAATCAGGCTATGGAAGAGCATTTGAAGGAAAATTAAAAATATCTGCCTATGATATGAAAACAAATACAAAAAAAGGTGAATATGAACTGGGAGTGGGTGAAACTATAGTTCTTCCTGATGGTAAAACAAAATTTACCTTTTTTTCTTTCAGGCCTAATTTTCAGATTTCATCCATGAATCTTGGAGAAACCTTTATAGGATTTATTTTAAAAGATAAGCTTGAAATACCAGTTGCTCTTCCTGTTAATGCTCCAGGATTTGACAAACATAGACAAGGTGATTTTTACCTTGTTCCAGGTGAATTTCAAACAAAATATTATACCTCCCTTCAGGTAAATAAAGATCCTGGAGTTTATATTGTTTATCTTGGTTTTTTCTTCCTTTCAATTGGAATTTTTGTAAGTTTTTTTATGAAACACCATTCATTTTATCTTATTCTTAATAAAGAAGATGAAGTAAGTTCAAAGATTTTTTGTGCCTCAGGTTCCAATAAAAATAAAAACTTAAAAGATGAGCTTGTATTTGATTTTTATGAGTTTATTACAAAAGAATCTAGTCTAAATAATAAGCCCCTATAA
- a CDS encoding ABC transporter permease subunit, whose amino-acid sequence MNRSINSVKAILKRELSSYFHSPTAYVVLVVFLILQGFFTFYVGGFYESGQAELSLFFTWHPWIFLFLAPAITMRLFSDEKRTGTIELLMTLPVTPLEIVIAKFFSAWIFISIGIILTFPIVITSAYLGNPDMGAVISGYLGSLLMAGALISIGCFSSSITKSQVIAFLLALSFSLFLILSGHSPVIQAVSEIAPGFIVNFISGMSILTHFKTMTKGIIDLRDLLYFVSIMVFMLYLNTSIINSNSR is encoded by the coding sequence ATGAATCGCAGTATAAACTCAGTAAAAGCTATTTTAAAAAGAGAACTTTCAAGTTATTTTCATTCTCCGACAGCCTATGTTGTTTTGGTTGTTTTTCTCATACTTCAGGGATTTTTTACTTTTTATGTGGGCGGGTTTTATGAATCCGGGCAAGCCGAACTTTCTTTGTTTTTCACCTGGCATCCCTGGATTTTTCTTTTTCTTGCCCCTGCAATTACAATGAGGCTTTTTTCAGATGAGAAAAGAACAGGAACAATAGAACTTTTAATGACTTTGCCGGTTACACCTTTAGAAATTGTAATTGCAAAGTTTTTTTCAGCCTGGATTTTTATCTCCATTGGAATTATTTTGACTTTTCCCATTGTAATAACATCAGCCTACCTTGGAAACCCTGATATGGGTGCGGTAATTTCAGGATATTTGGGAAGCCTTCTCATGGCAGGAGCACTTATTTCCATTGGATGTTTTTCTTCATCAATAACAAAAAGTCAGGTCATAGCTTTTCTTTTAGCTTTGTCTTTTTCACTTTTTCTTATTCTTTCAGGACACAGCCCTGTAATTCAGGCAGTTTCGGAAATTGCTCCTGGATTTATTGTAAACTTTATTTCTGGAATGAGTATTTTAACCCATTTCAAAACAATGACAAAAGGAATCATTGATTTAAGAGATCTTTTATATTTTGTTTCCATCATGGTTTTCATGCTTTATCTCAACACTTCTATAATCAACTCAAATTCCAGGTAA
- a CDS encoding Gldg family protein: MNFKNKKLSMKLLMIFIFAAVLILINILVSDLSLRFDSTENKIYSLSNATHEIIKKTKNPITLKYFNNASSISDIPGEFKAYSKRIEDLLKEYSRYSKGKIILETIKPEIDSEEEDNANAFGLRGIELPGENNLYIGLAAISGEKEEIIPFFDPENEPKLEYELTSIISRLQSQKKKRIGILSSINILGGPHFQGQQSPKWYFTDVLEKQYELENLDLDLESIPEDIDLLILFQPKEVSEKINKQALKSLEKGKRLIILADPLSLLDPEGRMAPYSFPMKEELENYGIKFNETTAIADLNAATQIMGRDNTPELNPGWLSIFADGISQENIISANLENLLFPIAGGIEFEKKEGLSYESLAWSSKNSILYDPSMLQFQGMDALKHNFNPEDKNYSLALKVSGKFSKDNEAKGTLVLISDTDFLFDQFYMQKQNFLGFEMANMFNDNLNFFLNCVELMCGEPELIEIRSRQSTSRPFTKVKELEDKAKEKWLEKENMLANKAEQTKAKLEALQSQRIEGQNLVLSKEQEDEIKKFREEKKQIDKELKKVRRQLRADIESLGTKIKMLNIFLMPSIIALIGIISGIRRKRKNM, translated from the coding sequence ATGAATTTCAAAAATAAAAAACTAAGTATGAAACTTTTAATGATTTTTATTTTTGCAGCAGTTCTTATACTTATAAATATTCTTGTAAGTGATTTGTCTTTAAGATTTGATTCAACTGAAAACAAGATATATTCCCTTTCAAATGCCACCCATGAAATAATTAAAAAAACAAAGAATCCAATAACCTTAAAATATTTTAACAATGCATCTTCCATTTCAGATATTCCAGGGGAATTTAAAGCTTATTCAAAAAGAATTGAAGATCTTTTAAAAGAATATTCAAGGTATTCAAAAGGAAAAATTATCCTTGAAACAATAAAACCTGAAATTGATTCAGAAGAAGAAGACAATGCCAATGCTTTTGGATTAAGAGGAATTGAACTTCCCGGAGAAAACAATCTTTATATAGGTCTTGCAGCAATAAGTGGTGAAAAAGAAGAAATAATTCCTTTTTTTGATCCTGAAAATGAACCAAAACTTGAATATGAACTTACTTCAATTATTTCAAGGCTTCAGTCTCAAAAGAAAAAAAGAATAGGGATTCTTTCTTCAATAAATATTTTAGGAGGTCCTCATTTTCAGGGTCAGCAGTCTCCTAAATGGTATTTTACAGATGTACTTGAAAAACAATATGAATTGGAAAATCTTGATTTAGACCTGGAATCTATTCCTGAAGATATTGACCTTTTAATTTTATTCCAGCCAAAGGAAGTAAGTGAAAAAATTAACAAACAAGCCTTAAAATCTCTGGAAAAAGGAAAAAGATTAATTATCCTTGCAGATCCTCTTTCCCTTCTTGATCCTGAAGGAAGAATGGCACCCTATTCTTTTCCAATGAAAGAAGAACTTGAAAACTATGGAATTAAATTTAATGAAACAACTGCCATAGCAGATCTAAATGCAGCAACACAAATCATGGGAAGAGATAATACACCGGAATTAAATCCAGGCTGGCTTTCAATTTTTGCAGATGGAATCAGCCAGGAAAATATAATTTCAGCTAATCTTGAAAACCTTCTTTTCCCCATTGCAGGAGGAATTGAGTTTGAAAAAAAAGAAGGCCTTTCCTATGAAAGTCTTGCCTGGTCTTCCAAAAACTCCATTCTTTACGATCCTTCAATGCTTCAATTTCAAGGAATGGATGCTCTTAAACATAATTTTAATCCCGAAGATAAAAATTACAGCCTTGCACTTAAAGTATCAGGTAAATTTTCAAAAGATAATGAAGCTAAAGGAACCCTTGTTTTAATCTCAGACACTGATTTTTTATTTGATCAATTTTATATGCAAAAACAAAACTTCCTTGGATTTGAAATGGCAAATATGTTCAATGACAATTTAAACTTTTTTCTAAACTGTGTTGAACTCATGTGCGGAGAGCCTGAACTTATAGAAATACGCTCAAGACAATCAACTTCAAGACCTTTTACCAAGGTAAAGGAGTTGGAAGACAAGGCCAAGGAAAAATGGCTTGAAAAGGAAAATATGCTGGCAAATAAGGCCGAGCAAACAAAAGCAAAACTTGAAGCTCTCCAGTCACAGAGAATTGAAGGTCAAAATCTTGTTTTAAGTAAAGAGCAGGAAGATGAAATAAAAAAATTCAGGGAAGAAAAAAAGCAAATAGATAAAGAACTTAAAAAAGTAAGAAGACAGCTTAGAGCAGATATTGAAAGCCTTGGAACTAAAATAAAAATGCTCAATATTTTTCTGATGCCCTCAATTATTGCCTTAATTGGAATAATCAGCGGAATTAGAAGAAAAAGAAAAAATATGTAA
- a CDS encoding MarR family transcriptional regulator, which yields MKYTDCIAFLLAKANQKSQNFLKKKLQPYGLTAVQHLILEVVVEYEGLTPGEISKRLVSDNATVSGVLERMEEHGWIRRTSDPSDKRVSRIFPGKKVDELKEEILLEREKANEELLKNYSLDERVLLKNMLNKFLKTG from the coding sequence ATGAAGTATACAGACTGCATTGCATTTCTTCTGGCAAAAGCAAACCAGAAATCCCAGAATTTTTTAAAAAAAAAGCTTCAGCCTTATGGGCTTACAGCTGTTCAGCACCTTATTCTTGAAGTTGTTGTTGAATATGAAGGACTTACTCCCGGAGAAATAAGCAAAAGACTTGTGTCAGATAATGCAACGGTTTCAGGAGTTCTTGAAAGAATGGAAGAACATGGATGGATAAGAAGAACAAGCGACCCCAGCGACAAACGTGTTTCAAGAATTTTCCCTGGAAAAAAAGTTGATGAGCTTAAAGAGGAAATTCTTCTTGAAAGGGAAAAAGCAAATGAAGAATTATTAAAAAACTATTCTTTGGACGAAAGGGTTCTTTTAAAAAACATGCTCAATAAATTTTTAAAAACTGGATAA
- a CDS encoding ABC transporter ATP-binding protein, with product MIEARKLTKSFGHTTAVKNVSFSLEKGDILGFLGPNGAGKSTTMRMLSGYLEPDSGDAFIGGKSVRKNPIEIKTQIGYLSETSPLYSEMTVNEFLKFCSEVRGFTGSKKNYVTENAIEKCFLRSVKNQQINTLSKGYRQRVSFAQSILHDPKYLILDEPTDGLDPNQKQEVREMIKSMSLEKAIILSTHILEEAAAICTRAIIIAKGEIIADETPGDLLKKDPGFGSLEVETEFIANLDEFKTSLNKIENIDKIEINKNSPKFNKSDFKIFFSKNNYPSIPELVIELEKILSKNNLKLNSISKDKGDLTKVFQMLTKN from the coding sequence ATGATTGAAGCAAGAAAACTTACCAAATCTTTTGGTCATACAACTGCAGTAAAAAACGTTTCTTTTAGCCTTGAAAAAGGTGATATCCTGGGTTTTCTGGGACCAAACGGAGCAGGAAAATCAACCACAATGAGAATGCTTTCAGGTTATCTTGAACCAGATTCAGGAGATGCTTTTATAGGAGGAAAATCTGTAAGAAAAAACCCAATAGAAATTAAAACTCAAATAGGATATCTATCTGAAACATCACCCCTTTATTCTGAAATGACAGTCAATGAATTTTTAAAATTCTGCTCTGAAGTAAGGGGATTTACAGGCAGTAAAAAAAATTACGTCACTGAAAATGCCATAGAAAAGTGTTTTCTTAGAAGTGTTAAAAATCAGCAGATAAACACCTTGTCCAAAGGATATAGACAAAGGGTATCTTTTGCTCAAAGCATTTTACATGATCCCAAATATCTTATTCTTGATGAACCAACAGACGGGCTTGATCCAAATCAAAAGCAAGAAGTTCGAGAAATGATAAAATCCATGAGCCTGGAAAAAGCAATTATACTTTCAACCCATATTCTTGAAGAAGCTGCTGCAATCTGCACAAGGGCCATAATTATTGCAAAGGGTGAAATCATTGCAGATGAAACTCCAGGTGATCTTCTTAAAAAAGACCCTGGGTTTGGAAGCCTTGAAGTGGAAACTGAATTTATAGCAAATCTGGATGAATTTAAAACCTCTCTTAATAAAATTGAAAACATAGATAAAATTGAAATAAATAAAAACAGTCCAAAATTTAACAAATCAGATTTTAAAATATTTTTTTCAAAAAACAATTACCCTTCAATTCCAGAGCTTGTTATTGAACTTGAGAAAATTCTTTCAAAAAACAATCTTAAGTTAAATTCAATCTCAAAGGATAAAGGTGATCTTACCAAGGTTTTTCAAATGCTGACAAAAAATTAA
- a CDS encoding cytochrome c biogenesis protein, which yields MENTFILSIATFVYGFSAFCFISGSVFNKKNFSKFGFFLLIAGLSLNVAGFIFRWIESYEMGIGRIPLSNLYESLVFFSISGALLYSLTYKKFDNPVVGSITTTLIFLAMAYAGLSPTAHSAITPLVPALRSNWLTVHVVTCFFGYAGFAVSFAASVILLFVKDEKKIKNLDELNYRMIIFGFLFLSLGIITGAVWADSAWGRYWSWDPKETWSLITWIVYAIILHGRYIKSFTIKTIAWLSILGFIAVMFTYFGVNFVLAGLHSYA from the coding sequence ATGGAAAATACTTTTATTCTTTCAATAGCAACTTTTGTTTACGGATTTTCTGCTTTTTGTTTTATATCAGGATCTGTTTTCAATAAAAAAAATTTTTCAAAGTTTGGTTTTTTTCTTCTTATTGCAGGACTTTCATTAAATGTTGCAGGTTTTATCTTCAGGTGGATAGAATCCTATGAAATGGGAATTGGCAGAATACCTCTTTCCAATCTTTATGAGTCTTTGGTGTTTTTTTCAATTTCAGGAGCTTTGTTATATTCTTTAACTTATAAAAAGTTTGACAATCCTGTGGTAGGCTCAATAACAACAACTCTTATTTTTCTTGCCATGGCATATGCAGGTCTTTCACCAACAGCCCATTCAGCCATCACCCCTCTTGTTCCAGCTCTTAGAAGTAATTGGCTTACAGTTCATGTGGTTACCTGCTTTTTTGGATATGCTGGATTTGCAGTGTCATTTGCCGCCAGTGTTATCCTTCTTTTTGTAAAAGATGAAAAAAAAATCAAAAACCTTGATGAATTAAATTATAGGATGATAATTTTTGGGTTTTTATTTTTGTCTCTTGGAATAATAACAGGAGCTGTCTGGGCTGACAGTGCCTGGGGAAGATATTGGTCTTGGGATCCCAAGGAAACCTGGTCTTTAATTACCTGGATTGTTTATGCCATTATTCTCCATGGGCGGTATATAAAAAGTTTTACAATAAAAACCATTGCCTGGCTTTCAATTTTGGGTTTTATTGCGGTTATGTTTACATATTTTGGAGTGAATTTTGTTCTTGCAGGGCTTCATAGTTATGCATAA
- a CDS encoding PAS domain S-box protein has translation MKSILSKFKLLFPSKNKICYEVIPFFDVSLDLLCISDFEGKILKVNKAWEKTLQFNEKDFVNTNYLNFVHSQDKEKTVDAMEKLRIEGKLLNFTNRYLAKDGTYKYIEWKAQVHKNYVYGAGSDVTDKIKVQQKLRQSENTYKLIFENSPLGILHYDNNGIITKINNSFVETVGSSKEVLLGLDMLALKDNRILWAVKNSLEKQLVSRLEIVYSAETSSNVRPVRILFAPIITISGDINGGVGIIEDISERVESEKKVKESLNKYLFIFEQAADGILVGNEKGIIIDANPSICKMTGYLKEELLGKEISFLFLDKNLEKKPLDYSSILKGESILSQRIIKTKNGSLIYIEMNSKKVGDGRLQTYIRDITERITSEEKLRKSEEDLRITLNSIGDGVIAVDMEFKITKMNPVAEEMTGWKLEEALGHKIDLVFNIKDSITSKKAENPVYSAVNTGKSVELKNSPILYSKDGREYYISDSASPIKDQNSDIIGSVLVFRDVTEQYFLKERLRHSEKMEAIGQLTGGIAHDYNNMLSGIFGGVELLEKAKTPEDFSRYIEIIKKAAQRTSELNAKLLSFGRKSDLVFSPVNINEAVENTIDILKYTLDRKIRISFEKEKDEIIVNGSLSQLQNVFMNLGINSGFSMKNGGQLVFETRVLYLDENYFKVIPGEFSPGYYALISVSDQGEGIPQEYRAKIFEPFFTTKNEKQGSGLGLVTSYGIISEHKGIINFYSEENTGTIFHIYLPIIESPHLNSDKNNEPTELLKRSGTILLVEDEEIVRTIVSTMLSEIGFDVFEAENGKHGYEIYKNNHDKIDLVILDMVMPEMNGKECFYAIREFNPDAKIILSSGFSKEEDLIELKEQGLNRFIKKPFFISDLGKILNKLLIS, from the coding sequence TTGAAGTCCATTTTAAGTAAATTCAAACTCTTGTTTCCGTCTAAAAACAAGATCTGTTATGAAGTCATACCTTTTTTTGATGTCTCTTTAGATCTTTTGTGTATTTCAGATTTTGAAGGAAAAATTTTAAAGGTAAATAAAGCCTGGGAAAAAACTTTGCAATTTAATGAAAAAGATTTTGTAAATACCAACTACCTTAATTTTGTTCATAGCCAGGATAAGGAAAAAACTGTTGATGCAATGGAAAAGCTTAGAATCGAGGGGAAATTATTAAACTTCACTAATAGGTATCTAGCTAAAGATGGAACATATAAATATATTGAATGGAAGGCACAGGTTCATAAAAATTATGTTTATGGTGCAGGTTCTGATGTAACTGATAAGATAAAGGTTCAGCAAAAGTTAAGACAAAGTGAAAACACATATAAGCTTATATTTGAAAACTCTCCCCTTGGAATTCTTCATTATGATAATAATGGAATTATAACTAAAATAAATAATAGCTTTGTTGAAACAGTTGGAAGCAGCAAAGAAGTTTTGTTAGGTCTTGATATGTTGGCTCTTAAAGATAATAGAATTTTATGGGCTGTGAAAAACTCACTTGAAAAACAATTAGTTTCAAGGCTTGAAATAGTTTATTCAGCTGAGACATCAAGTAATGTCAGGCCTGTAAGAATTCTTTTTGCACCTATAATCACCATTTCTGGAGATATAAACGGTGGAGTTGGAATAATTGAAGATATCAGTGAAAGGGTAGAGTCTGAAAAAAAAGTTAAGGAAAGTTTAAACAAATACCTTTTTATTTTTGAGCAGGCAGCAGACGGTATTTTGGTTGGAAATGAAAAAGGGATAATCATAGATGCAAATCCAAGTATTTGCAAAATGACTGGATATTTGAAAGAAGAACTTCTTGGAAAAGAAATTTCTTTTCTTTTTTTAGATAAAAACCTTGAAAAAAAGCCGCTTGATTATAGTTCTATTCTTAAGGGCGAGTCTATTTTATCCCAGAGAATAATTAAAACAAAAAACGGCTCTTTGATTTATATTGAGATGAATTCAAAAAAAGTCGGGGATGGAAGGCTTCAGACCTATATCAGGGATATAACAGAGAGAATAACAAGTGAGGAAAAATTAAGAAAAAGTGAAGAGGATTTAAGAATAACTCTTAATTCCATAGGAGATGGAGTTATAGCTGTTGATATGGAATTTAAGATTACAAAAATGAATCCAGTAGCTGAGGAAATGACTGGATGGAAATTAGAAGAAGCTCTTGGCCATAAAATTGATTTGGTTTTTAATATAAAAGATTCAATCACATCTAAAAAAGCAGAAAATCCTGTTTATTCAGCAGTTAATACAGGAAAAAGCGTTGAACTGAAAAACTCACCCATTCTTTATTCAAAAGATGGAAGGGAATATTATATTTCAGATTCAGCCTCTCCAATCAAAGATCAAAATTCTGATATTATTGGGTCAGTCCTTGTTTTCAGGGATGTTACAGAACAGTATTTTTTAAAGGAAAGACTAAGGCATTCTGAAAAAATGGAAGCCATAGGTCAGCTTACAGGCGGCATTGCCCATGATTATAACAATATGCTTTCAGGAATTTTTGGGGGAGTTGAGCTTTTGGAGAAAGCTAAAACCCCTGAAGACTTTTCCAGGTATATTGAAATTATAAAAAAGGCTGCCCAAAGAACCTCAGAATTGAATGCCAAACTTTTATCCTTTGGAAGAAAATCCGATCTTGTTTTTTCACCTGTTAATATTAATGAGGCTGTTGAAAATACAATTGATATTTTAAAATATACTCTTGATAGAAAAATCAGGATAAGTTTTGAAAAAGAAAAAGATGAAATTATAGTCAATGGAAGTTTATCCCAATTGCAAAATGTTTTTATGAATCTTGGAATAAACTCAGGGTTTTCAATGAAAAACGGGGGCCAGCTTGTTTTTGAAACTAGGGTTTTATATCTTGATGAAAATTATTTTAAAGTAATTCCAGGAGAATTTTCACCTGGGTATTATGCACTTATAAGTGTTTCAGACCAGGGCGAGGGTATTCCTCAGGAATACAGGGCAAAGATTTTTGAACCTTTTTTTACAACAAAAAACGAAAAACAAGGTTCGGGATTAGGTCTTGTCACTTCCTATGGAATAATATCCGAACATAAAGGAATTATTAATTTTTACAGTGAGGAAAATACCGGAACAATTTTTCATATTTATCTTCCAATTATTGAATCTCCTCATTTAAATTCTGATAAAAACAATGAACCAACTGAACTTTTGAAAAGAAGCGGAACCATTCTTCTGGTTGAAGATGAAGAAATTGTCAGGACTATTGTGAGCACAATGCTTTCAGAAATAGGTTTTGATGTTTTTGAAGCAGAAAATGGAAAACATGGATACGAAATTTATAAAAATAATCATGATAAAATAGATCTGGTTATTCTTGATATGGTCATGCCTGAGATGAACGGAAAAGAATGTTTTTATGCAATAAGAGAGTTTAATCCCGATGCAAAAATAATTTTAAGTTCCGGATTTTCAAAAGAAGAAGATTTGATTGAACTAAAAGAGCAAGGCCTAAATCGGTTTATAAAAAAGCCGTTTTTTATTTCAGACCTTGGAAAAATTCTTAACAAGCTTTTAATCTCTTAG
- a CDS encoding DUF4340 domain-containing protein encodes MNKNIIVLAFVFLVLISGLIFKTLNYDKSDNKELLFPSYEVLAKTSEIEIKNNSKKVILKLLENKWKVKNKDNFDADFEKVSDLIEKLQSINSIHSFAKTQNLLKDLELDPEDKTKKPTIVNFKDKNNNIIFQGFYGKEREKGGSYFLISGNKKIHLSKNTIFIDPHPKTWVLNDLININDEEITKVVVFDSKSKKVLEIKNLEEEFEVVYPENIKDFDKWKIKDFFNFPQSLDFNDIEKEKTNEKEIFRFEFYLETSGKIIISVLDKDKKLISIYTDETKDSKLNYDTKKNNYVFSILDYDFNMLLFSPEDLITED; translated from the coding sequence ATGAATAAAAATATAATTGTTCTTGCTTTTGTTTTTCTTGTTCTTATTTCAGGATTGATTTTTAAGACTTTAAATTATGATAAATCAGATAATAAAGAACTTCTTTTTCCTTCTTATGAAGTTTTAGCTAAAACCAGTGAAATTGAAATTAAAAATAATAGTAAAAAAGTTATTCTTAAATTATTGGAAAACAAATGGAAGGTTAAAAACAAAGATAATTTTGATGCAGATTTTGAAAAAGTCAGCGATTTGATAGAAAAACTTCAATCAATAAACTCTATCCATTCTTTTGCAAAAACTCAAAATCTTTTAAAAGATCTTGAGCTTGATCCTGAAGATAAAACAAAAAAACCAACAATTGTTAATTTTAAAGATAAAAATAATAATATAATTTTTCAGGGATTTTATGGAAAAGAACGGGAAAAAGGAGGAAGTTATTTTTTAATTTCTGGAAACAAAAAAATTCATCTTTCTAAAAACACTATTTTTATAGATCCCCACCCAAAAACCTGGGTTTTAAATGATCTTATAAATATAAACGACGAAGAAATTACCAAAGTTGTTGTTTTTGATTCTAAATCAAAAAAAGTTCTTGAAATAAAAAACCTGGAAGAAGAATTTGAGGTTGTTTATCCTGAAAATATAAAAGATTTTGACAAATGGAAAATAAAAGATTTTTTCAATTTCCCCCAAAGCCTTGATTTCAATGATATAGAAAAAGAAAAAACAAATGAAAAAGAAATATTCAGGTTTGAATTTTATCTTGAAACCAGCGGAAAAATAATCATATCTGTTTTGGACAAAGACAAAAAACTAATTTCAATTTATACAGATGAAACAAAAGATTCAAAATTAAACTATGATACAAAAAAGAATAACTATGTTTTTTCTATTTTGGACTATGATTTTAATATGCTTTTGTTTTCACCTGAAGATTTAATTACTGAAGACTGA